From Bufo gargarizans isolate SCDJY-AF-19 chromosome 10, ASM1485885v1, whole genome shotgun sequence, the proteins below share one genomic window:
- the CELF1 gene encoding CUGBP Elav-like family member 1 isoform X2, translated as MASFKLDFLPEMMVDHCSLNSSPVSKKMNGTMDHPDHPDPDSIKMFVGQIPRSWSEKELRELFEQYGAVYEINVLRDRSQNPPQSKGCCFITFYTRKAALEAQNALHNMKILPGMHHPIQMKPADSEKNNGMSPSSRKDVPGLFIHSGQLKCQPHFSYSSFLCEANSVEDRKLFIGMVSKKCNENDIRVLFSQFGQIEESRILRGPDGLSRGCAFITFTTRSMAQNAIKAMHQAQTMEGCSSPIVVKFADTQKDKEQKRMTQQLQQQMQQINAASVWGNLAGLNSLAPQYLALLQQTASSSNLNSLGGLHTMGGEYSMGRTSGLSAMQIQNLAALAAAASVTQNPTSAGSALTTSSSPLSILTSSGSSPSSNNSSSVNPMASLGALQTLAGATGGLNVSSLAGMAALNGGLGGSGLSNGTGSTMEALSQAYSGIQQYAAAALPSLYNQSLLSQQGLVAAGSQKEGPEGANLFIYHLPQEFGDQDILQMFMPFGNVVSAKVFIDKQTNLSKCFGFVSYDNPVSAQAAIQSMNGFQIGMKRLKVQLKRSKNDSKPY; from the exons ATGGCTTCATTTAAGCTTGATTTCCTGCCCGAGATGATGGTGGATCATTGCTCTCTGAATTCCAGTCCTGT ATCAAAGAAGATGAACGGCACCATGGATCATCCAGACCATCCGGATCCAGACTCCATCAAGATGTTCGTGGGACAGATTCCTCGCAGCTGGTCCGAGAAGGAGTTGAGGGAGCTGTTTGAGCAGTACGGTGCCGTGTATGAAATTAATGTACTGCGAGACCGAAGCCAGAACCCTCCGCAGAGTAAAG GGTGCTGCTTTATTACTTTCTATACACGTAAGGCTGCATTAGAAGCACAGAATGCATTGCACAATATGAAGATTCTCCCTGGG ATGCATCATCCGATACAGATGAAGCCGGCTGACAGTGAGAAGAATAACGGTATGTCACCTAGTTCTCGGAAAGACGTCCCTGGGCTTTTCATACATTCAGGCCAATTAAAGTGTCAGCCACACTTTAGTTACTCTTCCTTCCTGTGTGAAGCCAACT ctgttGAAGACAGAAAGTTGTTTATTGGCATGGTCTCCAAGAAGTGTAATGAGAACGATATCCGGGTCTTGTTCTCTCAGTTTGGGCAGATAGAGGAATCCAGAATTCTGCGGGGACCTGATGGATTGAGCAGAG GCTGTGCATTCATCACATTTACCACCAGATCTATGGCACAGAATGCAATCAAAGCCATGCACCAAGCACAAACCATGGAG GGTTGTTCCTCCCCAATCGTTGTCAAGTTTGCAGACACCCAGAAAGACAAAGAACAGAAACGAATGACACAACAACTCCAGCAACAGATgcagcagattaatgcagcctcTGTGTGGGGGAACCTTGCCGGGCTCAACAGTCTAGCACCACAATACTTAGCA CTCCTCCAGCAGACAGCCTCCTCCAGCAACCTCAACTCCCTAGGTGGCCTCCATACCATGGGAGGTGAGTACTCCATGGGGAGAACATCAG GACTCAGTGCCATGCAGATACAGAACTTGGCAGCTCTAGCAGCAGCTGCCAGCGTTACACAGAACCCAACAAGCGCAGGCTCGGCACTCACTACATCCAGCAGTCCCCTCAGCATCTTGACCAGTTCTG gttCATCCCCTAGTTCAAATAACAGTTCATCAGTCAACCCCATGGCATCTCTCGGAGCTCTGCAGACCTTAGCCGGAGCCACTGGAGGGCTCAATGTTAGTTCTTTAGCAG GTATGGCTGCTTTAAATGGCGGTCTGGGCGGCAGCGGTCTCTCAAACGGCACTGGCAGCACAATGGAAGCCCTGAGCCAAGCTTACTCTGGAATCCAGCAGTATGCAGCAGCGGCATTGCCCTCACTCTACAACCAGAGCCTGTTATCGCAGCAGGGCCTGGTTGCTGCAGGCAGTCAAAAGGAAG GCCCAGAGGGAGCAAACCTCTTTATATACCACTTGCCACAGGAGTTCGGTGACCAAGACATCCTGCAGATGTTCATGCCATTTGGAAATGTTGTGTCTGCCAAAGTTTTCATTGACAAACAAACGAACCTCAGCAAATGTTTTG GTTTCGTAAGCTATGACAATCCAGTTTCCGCTCAGGCTGCTATCCAGTCCATGAACGGCTTTCAGATCGGAATGAAACGTCTAAAAGTTCAACTAAAGCGCTCCAAGAACGACAGCAAACCCTACTGA
- the CELF1 gene encoding CUGBP Elav-like family member 1 isoform X1, which translates to MASFKLDFLPEMMVDHCSLNSSPVSKKMNGTMDHPDHPDPDSIKMFVGQIPRSWSEKELRELFEQYGAVYEINVLRDRSQNPPQSKGCCFITFYTRKAALEAQNALHNMKILPGMHHPIQMKPADSEKNNGMSPSSRKDVPGLFIHSGQLKCQPHFSYSSFLCEANSVEDRKLFIGMVSKKCNENDIRVLFSQFGQIEESRILRGPDGLSRGCAFITFTTRSMAQNAIKAMHQAQTMEGCSSPIVVKFADTQKDKEQKRMTQQLQQQMQQINAASVWGNLAGLNSLAPQYLALYLQLLQQTASSSNLNSLGGLHTMGGEYSMGRTSGLSAMQIQNLAALAAAASVTQNPTSAGSALTTSSSPLSILTSSGSSPSSNNSSSVNPMASLGALQTLAGATGGLNVSSLAGMAALNGGLGGSGLSNGTGSTMEALSQAYSGIQQYAAAALPSLYNQSLLSQQGLVAAGSQKEGPEGANLFIYHLPQEFGDQDILQMFMPFGNVVSAKVFIDKQTNLSKCFGFVSYDNPVSAQAAIQSMNGFQIGMKRLKVQLKRSKNDSKPY; encoded by the exons ATGGCTTCATTTAAGCTTGATTTCCTGCCCGAGATGATGGTGGATCATTGCTCTCTGAATTCCAGTCCTGT ATCAAAGAAGATGAACGGCACCATGGATCATCCAGACCATCCGGATCCAGACTCCATCAAGATGTTCGTGGGACAGATTCCTCGCAGCTGGTCCGAGAAGGAGTTGAGGGAGCTGTTTGAGCAGTACGGTGCCGTGTATGAAATTAATGTACTGCGAGACCGAAGCCAGAACCCTCCGCAGAGTAAAG GGTGCTGCTTTATTACTTTCTATACACGTAAGGCTGCATTAGAAGCACAGAATGCATTGCACAATATGAAGATTCTCCCTGGG ATGCATCATCCGATACAGATGAAGCCGGCTGACAGTGAGAAGAATAACGGTATGTCACCTAGTTCTCGGAAAGACGTCCCTGGGCTTTTCATACATTCAGGCCAATTAAAGTGTCAGCCACACTTTAGTTACTCTTCCTTCCTGTGTGAAGCCAACT ctgttGAAGACAGAAAGTTGTTTATTGGCATGGTCTCCAAGAAGTGTAATGAGAACGATATCCGGGTCTTGTTCTCTCAGTTTGGGCAGATAGAGGAATCCAGAATTCTGCGGGGACCTGATGGATTGAGCAGAG GCTGTGCATTCATCACATTTACCACCAGATCTATGGCACAGAATGCAATCAAAGCCATGCACCAAGCACAAACCATGGAG GGTTGTTCCTCCCCAATCGTTGTCAAGTTTGCAGACACCCAGAAAGACAAAGAACAGAAACGAATGACACAACAACTCCAGCAACAGATgcagcagattaatgcagcctcTGTGTGGGGGAACCTTGCCGGGCTCAACAGTCTAGCACCACAATACTTAGCA CTTTATTTGCAGCTCCTCCAGCAGACAGCCTCCTCCAGCAACCTCAACTCCCTAGGTGGCCTCCATACCATGGGAGGTGAGTACTCCATGGGGAGAACATCAG GACTCAGTGCCATGCAGATACAGAACTTGGCAGCTCTAGCAGCAGCTGCCAGCGTTACACAGAACCCAACAAGCGCAGGCTCGGCACTCACTACATCCAGCAGTCCCCTCAGCATCTTGACCAGTTCTG gttCATCCCCTAGTTCAAATAACAGTTCATCAGTCAACCCCATGGCATCTCTCGGAGCTCTGCAGACCTTAGCCGGAGCCACTGGAGGGCTCAATGTTAGTTCTTTAGCAG GTATGGCTGCTTTAAATGGCGGTCTGGGCGGCAGCGGTCTCTCAAACGGCACTGGCAGCACAATGGAAGCCCTGAGCCAAGCTTACTCTGGAATCCAGCAGTATGCAGCAGCGGCATTGCCCTCACTCTACAACCAGAGCCTGTTATCGCAGCAGGGCCTGGTTGCTGCAGGCAGTCAAAAGGAAG GCCCAGAGGGAGCAAACCTCTTTATATACCACTTGCCACAGGAGTTCGGTGACCAAGACATCCTGCAGATGTTCATGCCATTTGGAAATGTTGTGTCTGCCAAAGTTTTCATTGACAAACAAACGAACCTCAGCAAATGTTTTG GTTTCGTAAGCTATGACAATCCAGTTTCCGCTCAGGCTGCTATCCAGTCCATGAACGGCTTTCAGATCGGAATGAAACGTCTAAAAGTTCAACTAAAGCGCTCCAAGAACGACAGCAAACCCTACTGA
- the CELF1 gene encoding CUGBP Elav-like family member 1 isoform X4: MASFKLDFLPEMMVDHCSLNSSPVSKKMNGTMDHPDHPDPDSIKMFVGQIPRSWSEKELRELFEQYGAVYEINVLRDRSQNPPQSKGCCFITFYTRKAALEAQNALHNMKILPGMHHPIQMKPADSEKNNGMSPSSRKDVPGLFIHSGQLKCQPHFSYSSFLCEANSVEDRKLFIGMVSKKCNENDIRVLFSQFGQIEESRILRGPDGLSRGCAFITFTTRSMAQNAIKAMHQAQTMEGCSSPIVVKFADTQKDKEQKRMTQQLQQQMQQINAASVWGNLAGLNSLAPQYLALLQQTASSSNLNSLGGLHTMGGLSAMQIQNLAALAAAASVTQNPTSAGSALTTSSSPLSILTSSGSSPSSNNSSSVNPMASLGALQTLAGATGGLNVSSLAGMAALNGGLGGSGLSNGTGSTMEALSQAYSGIQQYAAAALPSLYNQSLLSQQGLVAAGSQKEGPEGANLFIYHLPQEFGDQDILQMFMPFGNVVSAKVFIDKQTNLSKCFGFVSYDNPVSAQAAIQSMNGFQIGMKRLKVQLKRSKNDSKPY, translated from the exons ATGGCTTCATTTAAGCTTGATTTCCTGCCCGAGATGATGGTGGATCATTGCTCTCTGAATTCCAGTCCTGT ATCAAAGAAGATGAACGGCACCATGGATCATCCAGACCATCCGGATCCAGACTCCATCAAGATGTTCGTGGGACAGATTCCTCGCAGCTGGTCCGAGAAGGAGTTGAGGGAGCTGTTTGAGCAGTACGGTGCCGTGTATGAAATTAATGTACTGCGAGACCGAAGCCAGAACCCTCCGCAGAGTAAAG GGTGCTGCTTTATTACTTTCTATACACGTAAGGCTGCATTAGAAGCACAGAATGCATTGCACAATATGAAGATTCTCCCTGGG ATGCATCATCCGATACAGATGAAGCCGGCTGACAGTGAGAAGAATAACGGTATGTCACCTAGTTCTCGGAAAGACGTCCCTGGGCTTTTCATACATTCAGGCCAATTAAAGTGTCAGCCACACTTTAGTTACTCTTCCTTCCTGTGTGAAGCCAACT ctgttGAAGACAGAAAGTTGTTTATTGGCATGGTCTCCAAGAAGTGTAATGAGAACGATATCCGGGTCTTGTTCTCTCAGTTTGGGCAGATAGAGGAATCCAGAATTCTGCGGGGACCTGATGGATTGAGCAGAG GCTGTGCATTCATCACATTTACCACCAGATCTATGGCACAGAATGCAATCAAAGCCATGCACCAAGCACAAACCATGGAG GGTTGTTCCTCCCCAATCGTTGTCAAGTTTGCAGACACCCAGAAAGACAAAGAACAGAAACGAATGACACAACAACTCCAGCAACAGATgcagcagattaatgcagcctcTGTGTGGGGGAACCTTGCCGGGCTCAACAGTCTAGCACCACAATACTTAGCA CTCCTCCAGCAGACAGCCTCCTCCAGCAACCTCAACTCCCTAGGTGGCCTCCATACCATGGGAG GACTCAGTGCCATGCAGATACAGAACTTGGCAGCTCTAGCAGCAGCTGCCAGCGTTACACAGAACCCAACAAGCGCAGGCTCGGCACTCACTACATCCAGCAGTCCCCTCAGCATCTTGACCAGTTCTG gttCATCCCCTAGTTCAAATAACAGTTCATCAGTCAACCCCATGGCATCTCTCGGAGCTCTGCAGACCTTAGCCGGAGCCACTGGAGGGCTCAATGTTAGTTCTTTAGCAG GTATGGCTGCTTTAAATGGCGGTCTGGGCGGCAGCGGTCTCTCAAACGGCACTGGCAGCACAATGGAAGCCCTGAGCCAAGCTTACTCTGGAATCCAGCAGTATGCAGCAGCGGCATTGCCCTCACTCTACAACCAGAGCCTGTTATCGCAGCAGGGCCTGGTTGCTGCAGGCAGTCAAAAGGAAG GCCCAGAGGGAGCAAACCTCTTTATATACCACTTGCCACAGGAGTTCGGTGACCAAGACATCCTGCAGATGTTCATGCCATTTGGAAATGTTGTGTCTGCCAAAGTTTTCATTGACAAACAAACGAACCTCAGCAAATGTTTTG GTTTCGTAAGCTATGACAATCCAGTTTCCGCTCAGGCTGCTATCCAGTCCATGAACGGCTTTCAGATCGGAATGAAACGTCTAAAAGTTCAACTAAAGCGCTCCAAGAACGACAGCAAACCCTACTGA
- the CELF1 gene encoding CUGBP Elav-like family member 1 isoform X10 translates to MASFKLDFLPEMMVDHCSLNSSPVSKKMNGTMDHPDHPDPDSIKMFVGQIPRSWSEKELRELFEQYGAVYEINVLRDRSQNPPQSKGCCFITFYTRKAALEAQNALHNMKILPGMHHPIQMKPADSEKNNGMSPSSRKDVPGLFIHSGQLKCQPHFSYSSFLCEANSVEDRKLFIGMVSKKCNENDIRVLFSQFGQIEESRILRGPDGLSRGCAFITFTTRSMAQNAIKAMHQAQTMEGCSSPIVVKFADTQKDKEQKRMTQQLQQQMQQINAASVWGNLAGLNSLAPQYLALLQQTASSSNLNSLGGLHTMGGEYSMGRTSGSSPSSNNSSSVNPMASLGALQTLAGATGGLNVSSLAGMAALNGGLGGSGLSNGTGSTMEALSQAYSGIQQYAAAALPSLYNQSLLSQQGLVAAGSQKEGPEGANLFIYHLPQEFGDQDILQMFMPFGNVVSAKVFIDKQTNLSKCFGFVSYDNPVSAQAAIQSMNGFQIGMKRLKVQLKRSKNDSKPY, encoded by the exons ATGGCTTCATTTAAGCTTGATTTCCTGCCCGAGATGATGGTGGATCATTGCTCTCTGAATTCCAGTCCTGT ATCAAAGAAGATGAACGGCACCATGGATCATCCAGACCATCCGGATCCAGACTCCATCAAGATGTTCGTGGGACAGATTCCTCGCAGCTGGTCCGAGAAGGAGTTGAGGGAGCTGTTTGAGCAGTACGGTGCCGTGTATGAAATTAATGTACTGCGAGACCGAAGCCAGAACCCTCCGCAGAGTAAAG GGTGCTGCTTTATTACTTTCTATACACGTAAGGCTGCATTAGAAGCACAGAATGCATTGCACAATATGAAGATTCTCCCTGGG ATGCATCATCCGATACAGATGAAGCCGGCTGACAGTGAGAAGAATAACGGTATGTCACCTAGTTCTCGGAAAGACGTCCCTGGGCTTTTCATACATTCAGGCCAATTAAAGTGTCAGCCACACTTTAGTTACTCTTCCTTCCTGTGTGAAGCCAACT ctgttGAAGACAGAAAGTTGTTTATTGGCATGGTCTCCAAGAAGTGTAATGAGAACGATATCCGGGTCTTGTTCTCTCAGTTTGGGCAGATAGAGGAATCCAGAATTCTGCGGGGACCTGATGGATTGAGCAGAG GCTGTGCATTCATCACATTTACCACCAGATCTATGGCACAGAATGCAATCAAAGCCATGCACCAAGCACAAACCATGGAG GGTTGTTCCTCCCCAATCGTTGTCAAGTTTGCAGACACCCAGAAAGACAAAGAACAGAAACGAATGACACAACAACTCCAGCAACAGATgcagcagattaatgcagcctcTGTGTGGGGGAACCTTGCCGGGCTCAACAGTCTAGCACCACAATACTTAGCA CTCCTCCAGCAGACAGCCTCCTCCAGCAACCTCAACTCCCTAGGTGGCCTCCATACCATGGGAGGTGAGTACTCCATGGGGAGAACATCAG gttCATCCCCTAGTTCAAATAACAGTTCATCAGTCAACCCCATGGCATCTCTCGGAGCTCTGCAGACCTTAGCCGGAGCCACTGGAGGGCTCAATGTTAGTTCTTTAGCAG GTATGGCTGCTTTAAATGGCGGTCTGGGCGGCAGCGGTCTCTCAAACGGCACTGGCAGCACAATGGAAGCCCTGAGCCAAGCTTACTCTGGAATCCAGCAGTATGCAGCAGCGGCATTGCCCTCACTCTACAACCAGAGCCTGTTATCGCAGCAGGGCCTGGTTGCTGCAGGCAGTCAAAAGGAAG GCCCAGAGGGAGCAAACCTCTTTATATACCACTTGCCACAGGAGTTCGGTGACCAAGACATCCTGCAGATGTTCATGCCATTTGGAAATGTTGTGTCTGCCAAAGTTTTCATTGACAAACAAACGAACCTCAGCAAATGTTTTG GTTTCGTAAGCTATGACAATCCAGTTTCCGCTCAGGCTGCTATCCAGTCCATGAACGGCTTTCAGATCGGAATGAAACGTCTAAAAGTTCAACTAAAGCGCTCCAAGAACGACAGCAAACCCTACTGA
- the CELF1 gene encoding CUGBP Elav-like family member 1 isoform X7: MASFKLDFLPEMMVDHCSLNSSPVSKKMNGTMDHPDHPDPDSIKMFVGQIPRSWSEKELRELFEQYGAVYEINVLRDRSQNPPQSKGCCFITFYTRKAALEAQNALHNMKILPGMHHPIQMKPADSEKNNAVEDRKLFIGMVSKKCNENDIRVLFSQFGQIEESRILRGPDGLSRGCAFITFTTRSMAQNAIKAMHQAQTMEGCSSPIVVKFADTQKDKEQKRMTQQLQQQMQQINAASVWGNLAGLNSLAPQYLALLQQTASSSNLNSLGGLHTMGGEYSMGRTSGLSAMQIQNLAALAAAASVTQNPTSAGSALTTSSSPLSILTSSGSSPSSNNSSSVNPMASLGALQTLAGATGGLNVSSLAGMAALNGGLGGSGLSNGTGSTMEALSQAYSGIQQYAAAALPSLYNQSLLSQQGLVAAGSQKEGPEGANLFIYHLPQEFGDQDILQMFMPFGNVVSAKVFIDKQTNLSKCFGFVSYDNPVSAQAAIQSMNGFQIGMKRLKVQLKRSKNDSKPY; this comes from the exons ATGGCTTCATTTAAGCTTGATTTCCTGCCCGAGATGATGGTGGATCATTGCTCTCTGAATTCCAGTCCTGT ATCAAAGAAGATGAACGGCACCATGGATCATCCAGACCATCCGGATCCAGACTCCATCAAGATGTTCGTGGGACAGATTCCTCGCAGCTGGTCCGAGAAGGAGTTGAGGGAGCTGTTTGAGCAGTACGGTGCCGTGTATGAAATTAATGTACTGCGAGACCGAAGCCAGAACCCTCCGCAGAGTAAAG GGTGCTGCTTTATTACTTTCTATACACGTAAGGCTGCATTAGAAGCACAGAATGCATTGCACAATATGAAGATTCTCCCTGGG ATGCATCATCCGATACAGATGAAGCCGGCTGACAGTGAGAAGAATAACG ctgttGAAGACAGAAAGTTGTTTATTGGCATGGTCTCCAAGAAGTGTAATGAGAACGATATCCGGGTCTTGTTCTCTCAGTTTGGGCAGATAGAGGAATCCAGAATTCTGCGGGGACCTGATGGATTGAGCAGAG GCTGTGCATTCATCACATTTACCACCAGATCTATGGCACAGAATGCAATCAAAGCCATGCACCAAGCACAAACCATGGAG GGTTGTTCCTCCCCAATCGTTGTCAAGTTTGCAGACACCCAGAAAGACAAAGAACAGAAACGAATGACACAACAACTCCAGCAACAGATgcagcagattaatgcagcctcTGTGTGGGGGAACCTTGCCGGGCTCAACAGTCTAGCACCACAATACTTAGCA CTCCTCCAGCAGACAGCCTCCTCCAGCAACCTCAACTCCCTAGGTGGCCTCCATACCATGGGAGGTGAGTACTCCATGGGGAGAACATCAG GACTCAGTGCCATGCAGATACAGAACTTGGCAGCTCTAGCAGCAGCTGCCAGCGTTACACAGAACCCAACAAGCGCAGGCTCGGCACTCACTACATCCAGCAGTCCCCTCAGCATCTTGACCAGTTCTG gttCATCCCCTAGTTCAAATAACAGTTCATCAGTCAACCCCATGGCATCTCTCGGAGCTCTGCAGACCTTAGCCGGAGCCACTGGAGGGCTCAATGTTAGTTCTTTAGCAG GTATGGCTGCTTTAAATGGCGGTCTGGGCGGCAGCGGTCTCTCAAACGGCACTGGCAGCACAATGGAAGCCCTGAGCCAAGCTTACTCTGGAATCCAGCAGTATGCAGCAGCGGCATTGCCCTCACTCTACAACCAGAGCCTGTTATCGCAGCAGGGCCTGGTTGCTGCAGGCAGTCAAAAGGAAG GCCCAGAGGGAGCAAACCTCTTTATATACCACTTGCCACAGGAGTTCGGTGACCAAGACATCCTGCAGATGTTCATGCCATTTGGAAATGTTGTGTCTGCCAAAGTTTTCATTGACAAACAAACGAACCTCAGCAAATGTTTTG GTTTCGTAAGCTATGACAATCCAGTTTCCGCTCAGGCTGCTATCCAGTCCATGAACGGCTTTCAGATCGGAATGAAACGTCTAAAAGTTCAACTAAAGCGCTCCAAGAACGACAGCAAACCCTACTGA
- the CELF1 gene encoding CUGBP Elav-like family member 1 isoform X14 produces MASFKLDFLPEMMVDHCSLNSSPVSKKMNGTMDHPDHPDPDSIKMFVGQIPRSWSEKELRELFEQYGAVYEINVLRDRSQNPPQSKGCCFITFYTRKAALEAQNALHNMKILPGMHHPIQMKPADSEKNNAVEDRKLFIGMVSKKCNENDIRVLFSQFGQIEESRILRGPDGLSRGCAFITFTTRSMAQNAIKAMHQAQTMEGCSSPIVVKFADTQKDKEQKRMTQQLQQQMQQINAASVWGNLAGLNSLAPQYLALYLQLLQQTASSSNLNSLGGLHTMGGSSPSSNNSSSVNPMASLGALQTLAGATGGLNVSSLAGMAALNGGLGGSGLSNGTGSTMEALSQAYSGIQQYAAAALPSLYNQSLLSQQGLVAAGSQKEGPEGANLFIYHLPQEFGDQDILQMFMPFGNVVSAKVFIDKQTNLSKCFGFVSYDNPVSAQAAIQSMNGFQIGMKRLKVQLKRSKNDSKPY; encoded by the exons ATGGCTTCATTTAAGCTTGATTTCCTGCCCGAGATGATGGTGGATCATTGCTCTCTGAATTCCAGTCCTGT ATCAAAGAAGATGAACGGCACCATGGATCATCCAGACCATCCGGATCCAGACTCCATCAAGATGTTCGTGGGACAGATTCCTCGCAGCTGGTCCGAGAAGGAGTTGAGGGAGCTGTTTGAGCAGTACGGTGCCGTGTATGAAATTAATGTACTGCGAGACCGAAGCCAGAACCCTCCGCAGAGTAAAG GGTGCTGCTTTATTACTTTCTATACACGTAAGGCTGCATTAGAAGCACAGAATGCATTGCACAATATGAAGATTCTCCCTGGG ATGCATCATCCGATACAGATGAAGCCGGCTGACAGTGAGAAGAATAACG ctgttGAAGACAGAAAGTTGTTTATTGGCATGGTCTCCAAGAAGTGTAATGAGAACGATATCCGGGTCTTGTTCTCTCAGTTTGGGCAGATAGAGGAATCCAGAATTCTGCGGGGACCTGATGGATTGAGCAGAG GCTGTGCATTCATCACATTTACCACCAGATCTATGGCACAGAATGCAATCAAAGCCATGCACCAAGCACAAACCATGGAG GGTTGTTCCTCCCCAATCGTTGTCAAGTTTGCAGACACCCAGAAAGACAAAGAACAGAAACGAATGACACAACAACTCCAGCAACAGATgcagcagattaatgcagcctcTGTGTGGGGGAACCTTGCCGGGCTCAACAGTCTAGCACCACAATACTTAGCA CTTTATTTGCAGCTCCTCCAGCAGACAGCCTCCTCCAGCAACCTCAACTCCCTAGGTGGCCTCCATACCATGGGAG gttCATCCCCTAGTTCAAATAACAGTTCATCAGTCAACCCCATGGCATCTCTCGGAGCTCTGCAGACCTTAGCCGGAGCCACTGGAGGGCTCAATGTTAGTTCTTTAGCAG GTATGGCTGCTTTAAATGGCGGTCTGGGCGGCAGCGGTCTCTCAAACGGCACTGGCAGCACAATGGAAGCCCTGAGCCAAGCTTACTCTGGAATCCAGCAGTATGCAGCAGCGGCATTGCCCTCACTCTACAACCAGAGCCTGTTATCGCAGCAGGGCCTGGTTGCTGCAGGCAGTCAAAAGGAAG GCCCAGAGGGAGCAAACCTCTTTATATACCACTTGCCACAGGAGTTCGGTGACCAAGACATCCTGCAGATGTTCATGCCATTTGGAAATGTTGTGTCTGCCAAAGTTTTCATTGACAAACAAACGAACCTCAGCAAATGTTTTG GTTTCGTAAGCTATGACAATCCAGTTTCCGCTCAGGCTGCTATCCAGTCCATGAACGGCTTTCAGATCGGAATGAAACGTCTAAAAGTTCAACTAAAGCGCTCCAAGAACGACAGCAAACCCTACTGA